In Lacrimispora indolis DSM 755, a genomic segment contains:
- a CDS encoding ABC transporter ATP-binding protein, with the protein MALIEVKNLKYRYPHTESLALDGIDFEVEKGQFIGIVGENKAGKSTLCQAFAGLVPTMFRGAYGGKLLIDGAEAAKTPIAGLCQKVGLVFQNPFNQLSGAKDTVFEEIAFGLQNLGIPREEIFKRVEENLKLLDIEEYKDRNPFDLSGGQTQRVAIASILAMEPEVIVLDEPTSQLDPQGSEEVFRVVEKLARTGITIIMVEQKMEKLASYCHKILLLHKGKQVSFDTPERIFSRDDLEELGVKPPVYTQVCKALGVCRKEGEDRLYPVTLEQMEDLREQFPPGLTGRNSADEKEEGQAGEVFRILDLGFHYQPDTPVIRHLDLCLDAKPTAIIGQNGAGKTTLVKLLKGLLKPDAGCIFFEDEDISKRTVAQLAGKVGYVFQNPDDQIFKNRVLEEVMVGPLNLGMSRGEAQKRAEEALEMVGLMGAAEENPYDLDLSERKMVAIASVVAMDTKVLILDEPTIAQDAKGRAVLGRIVRTLSEKGKFVLAILHDMDFVAEYFDRVIIMAHGKILSDGPGEKVFYEKESLSKARLEQPHATRLCEFLGYEGAFMTAEDMKITGR; encoded by the coding sequence ATGGCTTTGATCGAAGTGAAAAATTTAAAATACCGGTATCCCCATACAGAAAGCCTGGCTCTTGACGGAATTGATTTTGAAGTGGAAAAGGGTCAGTTTATCGGGATAGTTGGCGAGAACAAGGCCGGAAAAAGCACCTTGTGTCAGGCCTTTGCCGGTCTGGTGCCCACCATGTTCCGGGGAGCTTACGGCGGAAAGCTCCTCATTGACGGAGCCGAGGCGGCAAAGACTCCCATTGCCGGACTGTGCCAGAAGGTGGGGCTGGTGTTCCAGAACCCCTTTAACCAGCTTTCCGGGGCAAAGGATACGGTTTTTGAGGAAATCGCCTTTGGACTTCAGAATCTGGGAATCCCAAGGGAAGAGATATTTAAGAGGGTGGAAGAAAATTTAAAACTTTTGGATATTGAGGAGTATAAGGACAGAAATCCCTTTGATTTATCCGGCGGGCAGACCCAGCGGGTGGCTATCGCCAGCATCCTTGCCATGGAGCCTGAAGTCATTGTGCTGGATGAGCCTACCTCCCAGCTGGACCCACAGGGAAGCGAAGAAGTGTTCCGGGTGGTTGAAAAGCTGGCCAGAACAGGCATAACCATTATTATGGTGGAGCAGAAAATGGAGAAGCTGGCTTCCTACTGCCATAAGATTCTTCTCCTTCACAAAGGAAAACAGGTGTCCTTTGATACTCCGGAACGGATTTTTTCAAGGGATGATTTAGAGGAGCTTGGCGTGAAACCGCCTGTGTATACCCAGGTGTGCAAAGCTCTTGGAGTATGCAGGAAAGAAGGAGAGGACAGGCTCTATCCGGTCACTCTTGAGCAAATGGAAGATTTAAGGGAACAATTTCCGCCAGGGCTTACGGGCAGGAATTCTGCTGATGAAAAGGAAGAGGGACAGGCTGGGGAAGTGTTCCGGATCCTTGACCTTGGGTTTCATTACCAGCCTGATACTCCGGTGATCCGGCACTTAGATCTTTGTCTTGATGCAAAGCCAACCGCCATCATCGGCCAGAACGGAGCAGGAAAGACCACTTTGGTCAAACTGTTAAAAGGACTTTTAAAGCCTGATGCAGGGTGTATTTTCTTTGAAGACGAGGACATATCCAAAAGGACCGTAGCGCAGCTGGCCGGAAAGGTAGGGTATGTGTTCCAGAACCCGGATGACCAGATATTTAAGAACCGGGTGCTGGAGGAGGTCATGGTGGGGCCTTTAAACTTAGGTATGAGCCGTGGAGAGGCACAAAAGCGAGCGGAGGAAGCCCTTGAGATGGTGGGGCTTATGGGGGCCGCGGAGGAAAATCCCTATGATCTGGATTTATCGGAACGGAAAATGGTAGCCATTGCCTCTGTGGTGGCCATGGACACCAAAGTGCTGATTCTAGATGAACCGACCATTGCCCAGGATGCAAAAGGCCGTGCCGTTCTGGGAAGGATTGTCCGCACCTTAAGCGAAAAGGGGAAATTTGTGCTTGCCATTCTTCATGACATGGATTTTGTGGCGGAATACTTTGACCGGGTCATTATCATGGCCCATGGAAAGATACTTTCAGACGGACCAGGGGAAAAGGTCTTTTATGAGAAAGAAAGCTTATCTAAGGCCAGACTGGAACAGCCCCATGCCACCAGACTGTGTGAATTCCTGGGTTATGAGGGAGCATTTATGACGGCAGAAGATATGAAAATAACAGGCAGGTAG